The Plutella xylostella chromosome 9, ilPluXylo3.1, whole genome shotgun sequence genome has a segment encoding these proteins:
- the LOC105386599 gene encoding uncharacterized protein LOC105386599, whose product MPKLPSQKAIVICCSAVIVAMFITLVVLMTTVEPQPLPDDEEDGPTATPGPEGTTSKGRRYFDQTNMNVTDESNDCEECNDIENMPVQRVSIPLAIKRRFLEAIKEQNKHKRNVEDTAPTFYNKYYDLDDEETVIINFVDNDPNSAIEIKIRKMADLNSTSNKENKGNGVLNVTVEKNTEKSRISEFMNRNSSPASTLLRNILHIIDTEVANFTISLLNSLKNISFSSKITSMINNKLKIPSNIDQNSIINETTLNENVRRNKLKLINETTTRNDFNNSKTRVPMLSLNETLKSGDIPESLKLVHNLSESPLVNNTPRSRPLKSFK is encoded by the exons ATGCCGAAATTGCCGAGTCAGAAAGCGATAGTGATATGTTGTTCAGCAGTGATAGTGGCCATGTTCATAACCCTGGTGGTTCTGATGACCACGGTGGAACCGCAGCCATTGCCAGATGACGAGGAAGACGGGCCCACGGCCACGCCAGGCCCTGAGGGGACCACCTCGAAAGGAAGGAGATACTTCGATCAAACAAATATGAATGTTACTGATGAGTcg AATGACTGCGAAGAATGCAATGATATCGAAAATATGCCCGTACAGAGGGTAAGTATACCACTTGCCATTAAAAGGCGTTTCTTAGAAGCCATAAAGGAACAGAATAAACACAAAAGGAATGTAGAAGATACGGCGCCGACATTTTATAACAAATATTATGATTTGGATGATGAAGAAACggttattattaattttgttgatAACGATCCTAATTCAGCTATCGAGATAAAAATACGCAAAATGGCTGACTTGAACTCTACAtctaataaagaaaataaggGAAATGGAGTACTTAATGTAACTGTTGAGAAAAACACAGAAAAGTCTAGAATATCTGAATTTATGAATCGAAATAGTTCACCTGCTAGCACTCTATTAAGAAATATTCTGCATATTATTGACACGGAAGTGGCAAATTTTACGATTAGTCTTTTGAATtcattgaaaaatatatctttttcGAGTAAAATAACCTCGATGATCaacaataaattgaaaatacCATCAAATATCGATCAAAACTCAATTATAAATGAAACTACTCTAAATGAAAATGTAAGAAGAAATAAGttgaaattaattaatgaaacTACAACACGTAATGATTTTAATAATTCTAAAACACGCGTACCTATGTTATCATTAAACGAAACATTAAAAAGTGGAGATATACCAGAAAGCTTAAAATTAGTTCACAATTTATCAGAATCTCCGTTGGTGAATAATACCCCAAGAAGCCGCCCACTTAAAAGCTTCAAATAA